Proteins co-encoded in one Papaver somniferum cultivar HN1 chromosome 5, ASM357369v1, whole genome shotgun sequence genomic window:
- the LOC113278888 gene encoding serine/arginine repetitive matrix protein 1-like codes for MSHRQRVSYQTPPPSPHRSPPRRNPDISPPGGGPSRSSQQDPRSQKTLSSSGQRASSTKRGDQPKGPPGSRYAVSRSSVPPRDDPKSKQTPSPPRGEALYVPPLHSMAPPTVPQQRPSAPPPVVPTKGKSTKGTRSLIHRRTSLLKGKPRR; via the coding sequence ATGTCCCATCGTcagcgggtttcttatcaaactccgccGCCGAGCCCTCATAGATCTCCTCCGCGCAGGAATCCTGATATATCTCCGCCTGGGGGTGGTCCCTCTAGATCTTCACAGCAGGATCCTCGGTCTCAAAAAACTTTATCCTCCTCGGGCCAAAGAGCTTCATCTACCAAGAGAGGAGATCAACCGAAGGGACCTCCTGGTTCTAGGTACGCAGTTAGTCGTTCCTCTGTTCCTCCGCGTGATGATCCAAAAAGTAAGCAGACTCCTTCTCCTCCTCGTGGTGAAGCACTGTATGTTCCACCCCTTCATTCTATGGCTCCGCCTACGGTGCCCCAACAGAGGCCTTCGGCTCCCCCTCCAGTAGTTCCTACTAAGGGAAAATCCACCAAGGGTACTCGAAGCCTGATTCATCGAAGAACCTCCCTACTAAAAGGAAAGCCTCGGAGATGA
- the LOC113278889 gene encoding zinc finger BED domain-containing protein RICESLEEPER 4-like, translating to MWAVYRICGERKKSGGNAGTSHLKRHTNSRLKKRNTDNSQTTIAVNGQGKFSTFHFNQARARKNVIKLIILRELPFQFVEDPIFQWFINASFHPGFIKFSRNTLRTDIYKCYLEVKQQLKRILLDSPGRISLTSDIWLSKQRLSYLGITAHFIDKNWVL from the coding sequence ATGTGGGCAGTTTACAGAATCTGTGGAGAAAGGAAAAAATCAGGTGGCAATGCTGGAACCTCACACCTAAAAAGGCATACAAATAGCCGTTTGAAGAAGCGCAACACCGATAATTCACAGACCACAATAGCTGTAAATGGTCAAGGTAAATTTTCTACCTTTCATTTCAACCAGGCTAGAGCTAGGAAAAATGTCATTAAGCTAATTATTTTAAGAGAGCTCCCTTTCCAATTCGTTGAAGATCCTATTTTCCAATGGTTCATCAATGCTAGTTTTCATCCTGGTTTCATTAAGTTTTCTCGTAATACTTTGAGGACAGATATATATAAGTGTTATCTAGAGGTAAAACAACAGTTGAAGAGAATTCTTCTTGATAGTCCTGGCAGGATTTCACTGACATCCGATATTTGGCTCTCAAAACAGAGATTGAGTTACTTGGGTATTACTGCACATTTCATAGACAAGAATTGGGTGCTGTAA